The following is a genomic window from Rhizobium sp. 11515TR.
GCCTCCCAGTTGCGCCGCGCAGCCTGAGCAAAGCCGAGGCGCGCCGCCGAAGACTTGGCCGCCTCCAGCGCCGGTCGACGCGACAGCATTTCGGCAGCCACGGTAATGCCGACGAGCAACAAGGCACCGCAAAGAGCTGTAAAGCCGATCCAGAAGTGGAACAGAAAGCAAAGGAGCAGATAGAACGGCACCCATGGCAGATCGAACAGCGCCGTCGAACCGCTACCGGAAAGGAAGGAGCGGATCTGCTCGAGATCACGCACCGATTGCAGCCCATCGTCCGATGTCTGTTTTTTGCTCGGCAGGAACAGAAGCGCGCCAAAGACCTTCCTGTTTAAACGCTCGTCAAGCGACATTCCGATGCGCACAAGCAGCATGGATCGCAGGAATTCGATCACGCCCTGAAAAAGATAGAGGGTCACGACGATGATGACGAGACCGGACAGCGTCGGCAGGCTATGGCTCGGAATGACCCGATCATAGACCTGCAGCATGAAGAAGGAGCCGGTCAGCGCCAGCACGTTTATGGCGGCGCTCGCTAGGGCGATGCCGATGAAGGCCCTGCGAAGCGCCGACAGCATCAGCGCAACGAATGTTTGCGGCGGGTCTTTCGGGACGGCAAGCACCTTGCGTCGATCCTCAACATTGGCCGTCGCGTACGGCAGGATTTACATGACGCCCAAAGCACCGCCTCCCGCTCGGCGCATGGACCTGCAAAGCGATCGCCTATGGCTTCGCCACTATTCCCGCTTCAAGCCTAACCTTCGACGATCCCATGCAATTGAAGAAGTCGAAATCTATCCAGAATGCAGTTTCGGTGAACCCAACCTTATCGCGGAACGCCTTGTCCACTTGCGGGACAATTGCGCCATGAAATGGGGCAGCAGCCTGTTCCGGCAAGATGCCTGACCCATCATATTAGGATGAGCAAGCGGCATCTTGCCGCCTGCCTCCCGCGTTCAATCGAATTTCTCCGTCGTGTCCGCCTTGCCCTTGACCCAATAGCCGGACGCCTTGATCCAGCTCAGCGGATAGCCGCGGTCTTCGACGAGATAGGAGCGCAAGGCGCGCGTGACGGAGGCTTCGGCGGCGATCCAGACGAACGTGCCAGGCACCACATCGATCGACTGCAATATCTTCAGAAGCGAGGACGGATCCGCCGCTTCCGAAAGAGGCCGATATGCCCAGCGCATATCTAGCTGCGCATCGGTTTGAAATGCCTGATGTTCATGAGCATCGGCAACCGCGGCGATCGCCGTTATATGCGCCCCTATACGAGCCTCCTCAATCCGGCGGCCGATGGCCGGCAGCGCCGTCTCGTCGCCGATCAGCAGCCAGTTCTCGATATCTGCGGACACGACGGCCGAGCCGCGGGGACCGCCGATCTCCAGCCTGTCGCCGACGCGAGCGTCGAGCGCCCATTGCGTGGCAGGGCCTGCCTCATGGACGGCAAAATCGAGGACGAGTGTCCGCGCGTCGGTGTCGTAATGGCGAGGCGTATAGTCACGCCGCTCCATTTCCTCGCCGACGCCTGGAACCATCACCTTGATGTGGTCGTCGGGCGCAAGGCTGACGAAATCGGCGAGATCTTCGCCGGCCAGCCGAATGCGCAGCATGCCGGGCGTGATCCTGTCGATGGCCGTTACAGTCAGGGTGCGCCGCTTCAGTTCATGGCGCACGCGCTCGATCTTCGGAGTGGAGACGGCCGGGTTTGAATTATGGGGGGTATCCATGGGTGTCCTTTCGAGGCGCCTCGATCTCGATCCGCAGGACACAGTCGCGCAGACCGAAGCCGCAGAGCCGTTCGATCATACGCGTTGAGTGACGTTAACGCTTACGTGGCTGGACGATATCAAGCCAATCTGCGTCACCTATAGAAGAAGAATTCTTACACCGCAACAAAAAGATGATTTTTCTAGACAAGTTTTCTGAGCCATAGAAAATCGAGCGCCATCGCAGGCCTCTGCGAAGCAGATCGGCACGGCTGCTTCGAACCGTGCCGATCTCCATGGGATTACTGCAGCGCTTTCTCCATCAAACGCGCCAGCCGCTCGGCAAAGGCACGCGGATCGGCAGGCTTGTCGCCGTCCAGAACACGAGCCTGATCGAGCAGTAGGAAGGCAGCATCGTCGCGCAGGGACGGCGCATCCGCCTTGGCGGCAATCGCCTTGACGACCGGGTGATCCATGTTGATCTCAAGGATCGGCTTGGCGCCGGACTGCAGGCGGCCGGCCCCCTGCAGGATCTTTTCTAGCTGGCGATCATAGCCCTGCTCCGAGGCAACGAGGCAGACAGCGCTTTCGATCAGGCGGTCGGAGGCGCGGACATCGGATACCTCGTCGGCAAGCTTCTGCTTGGCATAGTCAAGGAAAGCCTGCACGTCCGCGGGTGCGCTTTCGCTTTCCGGCTTGTCTTCATCCTGCTTCTTGAACTGGGCGAGATCAGCCGAGCCTTGCGTGATCGACTTGAAGCTCTTGCCTTCGAATTCCGGTGCATTGGTCACCCAGAAGCTGTCGACGGAATCGGTCAACAACAGAACTTCGATGCCGCGGGCACGGAAACCTTCAAGCTGCGGCGACGCCTTCAGCTGCTCGAGGCTGCCGCCGACCAGATAATAGATCGACTGCTGACCTTCCTTCGCATCCCTGACGTAATCGGCAAGTGAACGATAGCCATCTCCCGAGGTAGTCGTGCGGAAGCGCGAGAGCGCCAGAAGCTGTGAGCGACGCTCGAAGTCCTCGTAAAGGCCTTCCTTGATGAGGCTGCCGAAATTCTCCCAGATCTTCAGGAAGGCGTCGTGATCGCTCTCGGCCTGCTTCTCGATCGCCGTGATGATGCGATTGGTCACGCCTTTGCGGATCGCAGTCAGGATCGGGCTTTCCTGGATCATCTCGCGCGAGACGTTGAGCGGCAGGTCGGACGTATCGACGAGACCGCGCACAAAGCGGAGATAGCGCGGCAGCAATTCGGCTTCATCGGTGATGAAGACGCGCTTCACATAGAGCTTCATGCGGCCCTTGCGATCGGGATCGAAGAGATCGAACGGCTGCGAACCGGGCACGAAGGCAAGCGCGGAATATTCATGGCGGCCCTCGGCGCGGAAATGCACCGTCAGCGCCGGCTCGTCATACTGGCCGGAAACGCCGCGATAGAAATCGGTATATTCCTCGGACGTGATGTCGTTCTTCGATTTCGTCCAGAGCGCAGTGCCGTCGGTCAGCTGTGTCGCTTCCTCGCCGGGCTTCTCCGCGATCTTGATCGGCACCGGGACATGACCGGATTGTTCCTTGACGATACGCTCGACGCTCCAGCGCGAAGCATAGCTCTTTGCATCTTCCATCAGATGCAGCGTGATGCGGGTGCCGCGCGCCGGCGCTTCGCTGACGTCAACAGGCGCAACGCTGTAGCCGCCCTTGCCGTCGGAAGACCAGAGCCAGGCATCCTCGGCACCGGCGCGGCGCGAGATGACGTCGACGCGGTCGGCAACCATGAAACAGGAATAGAAGCCGACGCCGAACTGGCCGATGAGCTGCGCACCCTCGCCCTGCTTGTTGGCCTCGATACGCTCCATGAAGGCGCGCGTGCCCGAGCGGGCGATCGTGCCGAGCGCCTCGATCATCTCGTCGCGGCTCATGCCGATGCCGTTATCCTCGACAACGAGCTTGCCGCCATCGACATCGAGCGTCAGCAGGATGCGGCTGTCGGGATCGTTGGCAAGCAGGCCGGGATGGACAATCGCTTCGTAGCGCAGCTTCTCGCAGGCATCGGCCGCGTTCGAGATCAGCTCGCGCAGGAAGACATCCTTGTCCGAATAAACCGAGTGAACCATCATATGCAGAAGGCGGGCAACGTCGGCCTCGAAAACGTGGCTCTCGGCGGTATTTTCTGCGGTGGTGGTCGTCATAAGCGTCTAGTCTCCTGGGAATAAAAAAGTCGCGCCGCACAGGTGGCGGAAGACGAGGGAAATTTCAAGCTTGCGTTGTCTCACGGAGCTCAAAACGAGCGAATAGGCCCGCTTTCGCGTGCGGAAGCGTTCACGCGACGCTTCTGTCACGGGCTTATCACGCAGGATTGACATCAGTGCGGCCCGACTGCGGCACGGTGCCGCAGTCACTGCCATAAATTTGGCAGAGGCGAGACCAAGATCGAAAGGGTCGCATCGATCGGCGCTCCAAGCCATTCAAGCGGGAGCCGATCCGACATGCTCTCAACGCAAAGGAGATCATCGTGCTAACCCTCCGCAATGCATTTCTTATCGGCGCCGGCCTTATCACAGCCACAGGATTGGCGAGCCAGGCCGTCGCTCAGCAGAAGATTGAGCAATCCGCCAATACGCACCAAATGACAGTTCGCCTGCCGGACGGCTCGCTGGAATTGATCCGCTACAGCGGCGCTCAGCCACCGACGATTACCTTCCGGGACGATCCGGCGTCGATGGCGGGCTTTGCTCCATTCGACGACATCTCGCCCTTCGCCGACATAGAACGTATCTCGGCTGCCATGGATCGCGAGGCTGCAGCCCTGATGAATGATCCCCATCTTTTCGCGCCGTGGCCGGATGGCTCGGATAATCTCATGAAGATCGATCTGTCGAAGCTCCCCACAGGCGTGAAAGGATATACGGTCATCTCCACCACATCGGCCAAGGGCACCTGCACTCAAACCGTGGAGTATTTCAGCTCCGGCAGCGGCAAACCTCGGGTCGAGAAAACGAGCTCCGGAAGCTGCGGCCCGGCTCAGAGCCTGGCTACCCGGCCGGCACATGCCATTGCGCCTCAGCCATCTCCCAACCATCAGCCGTCCAACGTGATCCAGGCTTCGTTTCAGCCCGATGCAAAAACGGTGAGATTGGCAGGTCTGTTCTAGGATACAGACCCCAAGTCGGCAATATCGATATCAAAGGCGGGATGCTCGAAAGGGCATCCCGTTTGTCTTTGGAGACGCGGGTGGAGATATTTTTGCATGGCAATCGCCCTCGCGACCATGCGGATTGCTATCCGGGCAGTGTTGCTATAATAACTTGAGTTTAATTTGAAGGATTATTGCACAAAGGCGACGCCGGAAGCAGCAAATGACGTTTCAGCCGAGAATGCAGAACAAGATCGGAGGCTTTTCCGTCATCGGCGGTATGCATCGCCGCTACTGGAACGGCATGGTTGCCGATATCTGGAACGTCAATTGCGCCGCACAGGCCGGCGGATATTATGTGGCACGCGATCCGCGCCTGTTCATCCTTCTGGAACAGCGTGGTGCAGGCAAGACCAATGTCCGCCCCTCGCCTCGCGCGCAGGCCCAGCTGCAGGATTATAGTAGCGGTCGCATCTCCTATATCCCCGCCGGCATGGAGCTCTGGGTCGACATGGCAGGCGTCGAATTCGTACGCCACCTCGATATTCATTTCGATGCTGGGGTTGTCAGCCAACGCCTGATGGAAAATATCGATCCGGCACAGCTCGACCGGCCGCAGCTGCATTTCAACGACCCGCGGGTGATGGCGCTCGCCGAGCTTATCGCCGCCGAATGTGAAAACCCCGAGCCGCTGCACGATCTCTACGGCGATGGTCTGACGCTTTCGCTTTTGATCGACGTGCTGCAGTTACGCGGAACCCAGCCACGCAAACGCAGCGGCCTTGCTACCTGGCAGCTGCGGCGCGCGGTCGATTATATCGAAGAGAACTGCACGCGCGCTATCCGGCTGGAAGAACTGGCGGCGCTGACCGGCCTCTCGCAGTCGCATTTCAGCCACGCCTTCAAGGCGTCGACGGGTCTGCCGCCGCATCAATGGCAAACGCAGGCCAGGCTCGAACGGGCGAAGCAACTTCTTCTGAACAGCGAGATGCCGTTGACGACAGTCGCCGTCGAAACCGGCTTTGCCGATCAAGCGCATTTCACCCGTGTCTTCCGCAAGAATGTCGGCACCGCGCCCGCCAGTTGGAAGCGGAGCAGGCTTGCCTGAAAACCACAGTCCGCGAGCAATTGCACGTTTTGTGGAGAATTGCCCAAAAACATTCAATTTCCCCCGTGACAGACAAGCCGCACCCATAAATATGAGTTAACTACTCACCTTATTGAGGGATCGGCCCACCGGCCGAACGGGGGCAAGAATTCGGGACGAATGACGGAAATGCAGGAATTGAAGCAGGACGTATCGCGAGCGCGGCTCATGGCGACAGGCGCAGCCATTATCGCGCTGCTGGCGGGCTCCAAGGTCATGGCGCAGGAAACGCCGACGGAGCTGCAGCCTTTGGTTATTCAGGGTTCGCAACAGAAGAGTGAAGACAGCGGCACCGCGCCGGTCAAGGGCTATGTCGCCAGGAAGACCACGGCAGGCTCAAAATCCGACACGCCAATCACCGAGGTACCGCAATCGGTCTCCGTCATCGGCCAGCAGGAAATGCAGGATCGCGGCATCACCAACAAGGTGGATGAGGTTCTGCGTTATACGCCCGGCGTCACCGCGCAGCCCTTCGGCAATGATGGCGATACCGACTGGTTCTACATTCGCGGCTTCGACGCGACGCAGAGCGGCGTCTTCATGAATGGCCTGACGCTCTATAGCTACGGCTTCGGCGGCTTCCAGATCGATCCGTACATGCTTGAGCGCGTCGAAGTGCTGAAGGGGCCTTCCTCCGTGCTTTATGGCGGCGCCAATCCGGGCGGCCTCGTCAACATGGTCCGCAAGGAGCCGACGGACACTCCTCAATATTCGACCGAGATCGGCATCAACAATCTCGGCAATGCCTTCGTTGGCTTCGATTTCTCCGACAAGCTTTCGGCCGACGGCGTCTATCGCTACCGCCTGACCGGCAAGGTTGCCGGCGGCGACACCTATAGCGACGGCACCCATGACCTGCGCGGCTTCATCATGCCGCAGGTCACCATCTCGCCTGACGAGTCCACCAAGCTCACCGTCTTCGGCATGCTGAGCGGTCTCGACGAAATCCACAGCGGCAACGGCTTCTTCCCTTACGTCGGCACCGTTGTCGATGCGCCCTTCGGCAAGATCAAGCGCGACGCATTCTATGGCGAGCGAAGCATCGATAATCTCAAATATGCCCAGCAGATGCTGGGTTACGAATTCTCGCACGATTTCGACGGCGGCTGGACCGTGTCGCAGAATGCGCGCTACGGTCACCTCTACAAGCGCGAGGAAGGCCCGTATCTGAACGGCTATGTCGACGGCAATCCGCTCAGCCCTGGTTATGACGATCCCAACTACATGCTAAACCGCATCGGCTTCTTCGAGCGCTCCAAGGTCGATACCTTCTCCGTCGACACGCGCGCGGAAAACAAGTTCGACACCGGCCCGATCAGCCATGATTTCCTGATCGGCACGGACTATTCGATCTACCGCCTCGACCAGATCCAGGCGTGCTGCGGCTCCAATCCGATCAGCGCAACGAACCCGGTCTACGGCACGCCGCAGGGAACCAACTTCGTCTACCTCAATCAGGTCATGACGCAGCAGCAACTCGGTATCTATACGCAGGACCAGATGCGCTTCGGCGATGGCTGGCTGGTCACGCTCAACGGCCGTTACGACTTTGTCGACACCAATTCCGACTCGAAGGTCGGCACGAGTTACAAGTCGAACGCATCAGCGCCAAGCGGCCGTGCGGGCCTCGCCTACGAGTTTTCCAACGGCATCACGCCCTATGTCAGCGCCGGCACCTTCTTCAATCCTCTGATCGGCACCAGCGTTACCGGCGGTGGTTTGACGCCGGAGAAGGGCGAGCAATACGAGGCCGGCATCAAGTATGAGCCCGACTTCATCGACGGTCTGTTCACGGCTTCCATCTTCCAGATTAACCGCAAGAACATGGCGCTGACCGATCCGGTCACCTTCCTGCAGCGCCAGGTCGGCGAGGTCCGCTCGCGCGGTGTCGAATTTGAAGGCAAGGTCAATCTGGATGACAATTGGAAGCTCCTCGGCTCCTATTCCTACACCGATCTGACGATCACCAAGGACCTAGACTCCTCCATCATCGGCAACTCGCCCTATCTGGTGCCGAATTCCACCGCATCCCTCTGGCTCGACTACGCCTTCACGAGCGATGCGCTTGACGGGCTCAGCATCGGCGCCGGCGTACGCTACCAGGGCAAGTCCTGGGCAGACCAAGCCAATACGCTGCGCGTACCCTCGGCAACACTCTTCGATGCGGGCATCCGCTACGAGAAGAAGGGCTGGGGTGCGGCGCTCAACGTCTCGAACCTGTTCGACAAGGAATATGTCTCGGGCTGCGCCGGCGAGAATGTGTGCGGCTACGGCGAAGCGAGAACCATCACCTTCAAGCTCAGCAAGAAGTGGTAAGTTGAGAATTATAGTATACTTTCATTTTCGATCATGGCAAGGAACCGGGGATTGCCGCAAGGCAATCCTCGAACTCGTTTCAAACCGAAGGCAACGCTTACGCATGACGACACAGTGGCTGCGAATTTACCGCGTCGGCGCGGGGATGCTTGCCCAGTCACAGTGCTGCAGCCTGGTCAGCTATTTCCAATGACAGCAGGAAACGCTCATAAGCTGTCTCGAAGACAGTTCATTGCGATGGCAGGCGCAGGCGCGATCGCCGGCCTGACGCCGGCGCGCGCGGCGGCGAGCCAGCGTGT
Proteins encoded in this region:
- a CDS encoding AraC family transcriptional regulator gives rise to the protein MTFQPRMQNKIGGFSVIGGMHRRYWNGMVADIWNVNCAAQAGGYYVARDPRLFILLEQRGAGKTNVRPSPRAQAQLQDYSSGRISYIPAGMELWVDMAGVEFVRHLDIHFDAGVVSQRLMENIDPAQLDRPQLHFNDPRVMALAELIAAECENPEPLHDLYGDGLTLSLLIDVLQLRGTQPRKRSGLATWQLRRAVDYIEENCTRAIRLEELAALTGLSQSHFSHAFKASTGLPPHQWQTQARLERAKQLLLNSEMPLTTVAVETGFADQAHFTRVFRKNVGTAPASWKRSRLA
- a CDS encoding TonB-dependent siderophore receptor — protein: MQELKQDVSRARLMATGAAIIALLAGSKVMAQETPTELQPLVIQGSQQKSEDSGTAPVKGYVARKTTAGSKSDTPITEVPQSVSVIGQQEMQDRGITNKVDEVLRYTPGVTAQPFGNDGDTDWFYIRGFDATQSGVFMNGLTLYSYGFGGFQIDPYMLERVEVLKGPSSVLYGGANPGGLVNMVRKEPTDTPQYSTEIGINNLGNAFVGFDFSDKLSADGVYRYRLTGKVAGGDTYSDGTHDLRGFIMPQVTISPDESTKLTVFGMLSGLDEIHSGNGFFPYVGTVVDAPFGKIKRDAFYGERSIDNLKYAQQMLGYEFSHDFDGGWTVSQNARYGHLYKREEGPYLNGYVDGNPLSPGYDDPNYMLNRIGFFERSKVDTFSVDTRAENKFDTGPISHDFLIGTDYSIYRLDQIQACCGSNPISATNPVYGTPQGTNFVYLNQVMTQQQLGIYTQDQMRFGDGWLVTLNGRYDFVDTNSDSKVGTSYKSNASAPSGRAGLAYEFSNGITPYVSAGTFFNPLIGTSVTGGGLTPEKGEQYEAGIKYEPDFIDGLFTASIFQINRKNMALTDPVTFLQRQVGEVRSRGVEFEGKVNLDDNWKLLGSYSYTDLTITKDLDSSIIGNSPYLVPNSTASLWLDYAFTSDALDGLSIGAGVRYQGKSWADQANTLRVPSATLFDAGIRYEKKGWGAALNVSNLFDKEYVSGCAGENVCGYGEARTITFKLSKKW
- a CDS encoding siderophore-interacting protein; its protein translation is MDTPHNSNPAVSTPKIERVRHELKRRTLTVTAIDRITPGMLRIRLAGEDLADFVSLAPDDHIKVMVPGVGEEMERRDYTPRHYDTDARTLVLDFAVHEAGPATQWALDARVGDRLEIGGPRGSAVVSADIENWLLIGDETALPAIGRRIEEARIGAHITAIAAVADAHEHQAFQTDAQLDMRWAYRPLSEAADPSSLLKILQSIDVVPGTFVWIAAEASVTRALRSYLVEDRGYPLSWIKASGYWVKGKADTTEKFD
- the htpG gene encoding molecular chaperone HtpG yields the protein MTTTTAENTAESHVFEADVARLLHMMVHSVYSDKDVFLRELISNAADACEKLRYEAIVHPGLLANDPDSRILLTLDVDGGKLVVEDNGIGMSRDEMIEALGTIARSGTRAFMERIEANKQGEGAQLIGQFGVGFYSCFMVADRVDVISRRAGAEDAWLWSSDGKGGYSVAPVDVSEAPARGTRITLHLMEDAKSYASRWSVERIVKEQSGHVPVPIKIAEKPGEEATQLTDGTALWTKSKNDITSEEYTDFYRGVSGQYDEPALTVHFRAEGRHEYSALAFVPGSQPFDLFDPDRKGRMKLYVKRVFITDEAELLPRYLRFVRGLVDTSDLPLNVSREMIQESPILTAIRKGVTNRIITAIEKQAESDHDAFLKIWENFGSLIKEGLYEDFERRSQLLALSRFRTTTSGDGYRSLADYVRDAKEGQQSIYYLVGGSLEQLKASPQLEGFRARGIEVLLLTDSVDSFWVTNAPEFEGKSFKSITQGSADLAQFKKQDEDKPESESAPADVQAFLDYAKQKLADEVSDVRASDRLIESAVCLVASEQGYDRQLEKILQGAGRLQSGAKPILEINMDHPVVKAIAAKADAPSLRDDAAFLLLDQARVLDGDKPADPRAFAERLARLMEKALQ